In a genomic window of Flavobacterium crassostreae:
- the hemH gene encoding ferrochelatase — protein MKGVLLVNLGSPESPTPKDVKPYLDEFLMDKYVIDVPYLLRALLVRGIILQTRPKKSAAAYAKIWWDEGSPLVVISKRMHQKVQKQVELPVALAMRYGNPSILSGLQELRDKGVTEVLLFPLYPQHAMASTTTILVLAEELRKKHFPEMQLTTVPAFYNKPDYLKNLADSMQKHLEGFDYDHLLFSYHGIPERHIRKTDITKSHCKIDGSCCNTPSPAHEFCYRHQCYETTKQVVKLLGIPEGKYSQTFQSRLAGDKWLTPYTDVEVNKMPEKGIKKLAVVTPAFVSDCLETLEEIAMEANHEFKAHGGEEFLAIPCLNDDQQWCNTVSKWINDWAYAK, from the coding sequence ATGAAAGGCGTATTATTAGTAAACCTTGGCTCTCCTGAAAGCCCTACCCCAAAAGATGTAAAACCGTATTTAGACGAATTTTTGATGGACAAATACGTCATCGACGTTCCGTATTTACTAAGAGCATTGCTCGTTAGAGGTATTATACTACAAACCAGACCCAAAAAATCTGCTGCTGCATACGCAAAAATATGGTGGGACGAAGGATCGCCGCTTGTAGTGATTTCTAAAAGAATGCACCAAAAAGTACAAAAACAAGTAGAACTGCCTGTTGCTCTTGCTATGCGCTACGGCAATCCATCGATACTCTCAGGCCTACAAGAACTTAGAGACAAAGGCGTTACGGAAGTATTGCTCTTTCCGTTGTATCCACAACATGCTATGGCCTCTACTACTACTATATTAGTACTGGCCGAAGAGTTGCGTAAAAAACATTTTCCGGAGATGCAGCTAACCACCGTTCCAGCATTTTATAACAAACCGGACTATTTGAAAAATCTAGCTGATTCTATGCAAAAGCATTTAGAAGGTTTTGATTACGACCATTTATTGTTTTCTTACCACGGAATTCCAGAGCGTCACATCCGAAAGACCGATATAACCAAATCCCATTGCAAAATTGATGGTTCTTGTTGCAACACGCCATCGCCGGCGCATGAATTTTGTTACCGCCATCAATGTTACGAAACCACCAAACAAGTCGTAAAATTATTAGGAATTCCAGAAGGGAAATACAGCCAAACCTTCCAATCTCGTTTAGCGGGTGACAAATGGTTAACGCCTTATACGGATGTAGAGGTAAACAAAATGCCCGAAAAAGGAATTAAAAAACTAGCCGTAGTCACTCCTGCATTTGTATCCGATTGTTTAGAAACCCTCGAAGAAATTGCCATGGAAGCAAACCACGAATTTAAGGCACATGGTGGCGAAGAATTTTTAGCAATCCCTTGCTTGAATGATGACCAGCAATGGTGCAACACGGTAAGCAAATGGATTAACGACTGGGCTTATGCCAAATAA
- a CDS encoding CopD family protein encodes MAYYNYLKSLHLIFVITWFAGLFYIVRLFVYQIEAAQKPTPEKEILQKQYQIMAYRLWYIITWPSAILASIFAFWMLFFTDLGKSWLQMPWMHVKLGFVFVLYLYHAKCQQIFQQLQQNQVKYTTNFMRLWNEGATIILFSVVFLVVLKNAFNWIYGVIGIFLFSVTIMLGFKFYKKIRDKNAS; translated from the coding sequence ATGGCCTATTATAACTACCTAAAATCCTTACACCTCATCTTTGTCATTACGTGGTTTGCAGGATTGTTCTATATTGTAAGACTGTTTGTATACCAAATTGAAGCGGCTCAAAAACCCACGCCCGAAAAAGAAATTTTGCAAAAACAATACCAAATAATGGCCTATCGGTTATGGTATATCATTACGTGGCCCTCGGCAATTTTGGCGAGTATTTTTGCTTTTTGGATGTTGTTTTTTACCGACTTGGGCAAATCTTGGCTACAAATGCCTTGGATGCATGTAAAACTTGGCTTTGTTTTTGTGTTGTATTTGTATCATGCCAAATGCCAACAAATATTTCAGCAATTACAACAAAACCAGGTTAAATACACCACCAATTTTATGCGTTTGTGGAATGAAGGTGCTACTATAATATTGTTTTCTGTGGTTTTTTTGGTAGTTTTAAAAAATGCTTTTAATTGGATTTACGGCGTAATTGGAATCTTTTTGTTTTCGGTAACAATTATGCTCGGCTTTAAATTTTACAAAAAAATAAGAGACAAAAACGCCTCCTAA
- a CDS encoding ATP-binding protein: MIVLIILASVLLASISIIQFKAEAKEYHQERLERKENAVKEHINYVLSTTTYPLNTENLDLIFKDKIHELAHIHNIEINIYNLEGQLLKSSKESFSVDKIAPPIPKYILKLVRSSIEKRYVDIKTVNGVKNRSSYTQIKDEKFKPLGVLNLPYLEDDGYYDKELNNFLIRLGQVYSFMLLVAFAIAYFLSSYITKSLKTISDRLNETSFNQKNKKILLEASSKEINLLIAAYNRMVDELEISAIKLAQSEREEAWREMAKQVAHEIKNPLTPMRLTVQSFQRRFRPEDPNILQKMKDYSETLIQQIDTMNAVASAFSNFASMPAQQNETLNVVEVVELTLDIFNEENIVFEKESPEIISKIDRTQLIRIVTNLVKNAIQSIPEQQPNKTVFVTVKRQLDNVLISVADPGVGIKPEDTNRIFEPKFTTKNSGMGLGLGIIKNIIENYKGTIRFETEFGKGTKFTVSLPITNT, encoded by the coding sequence ATGATTGTATTGATAATCCTTGCCTCAGTATTGCTAGCCTCTATCTCCATTATCCAATTTAAGGCCGAAGCCAAAGAGTACCACCAAGAACGATTGGAACGCAAAGAAAATGCTGTCAAAGAGCACATAAATTATGTGCTCTCCACCACCACTTACCCTTTGAATACCGAAAATCTGGACTTGATTTTTAAGGACAAAATACACGAACTGGCACACATCCACAACATTGAGATAAACATCTACAACCTAGAGGGACAGCTATTGAAATCTTCTAAAGAATCTTTTTCTGTAGATAAAATTGCACCTCCAATACCAAAATACATCCTAAAACTGGTGCGTTCCTCTATAGAAAAACGCTACGTAGACATCAAAACCGTAAATGGTGTAAAAAACCGTTCCTCGTATACGCAGATCAAAGACGAAAAATTCAAACCGTTAGGGGTTTTAAACTTGCCCTATCTGGAAGACGATGGCTATTATGACAAAGAATTAAACAACTTTCTGATCCGATTAGGCCAAGTATATTCGTTTATGCTACTTGTTGCTTTTGCCATAGCGTATTTTCTTTCTTCGTATATAACCAAGTCTTTAAAAACCATTTCGGACCGTTTGAATGAAACCAGTTTTAACCAAAAAAACAAAAAGATTTTATTGGAAGCCAGCAGCAAAGAAATTAATTTATTGATTGCCGCCTACAACAGAATGGTAGACGAATTAGAAATTAGCGCCATTAAATTAGCCCAAAGTGAACGCGAAGAAGCTTGGCGCGAAATGGCTAAACAAGTGGCACACGAGATAAAAAACCCGCTGACCCCCATGCGATTGACTGTACAGAGTTTTCAACGACGGTTCCGACCAGAAGACCCTAACATACTTCAAAAAATGAAGGATTATTCTGAAACTTTGATTCAGCAAATAGACACCATGAATGCGGTAGCTTCGGCCTTTTCTAATTTTGCTTCGATGCCAGCACAACAAAACGAAACCTTAAATGTAGTGGAAGTGGTCGAATTGACTTTGGATATTTTTAATGAAGAAAACATTGTTTTTGAGAAAGAATCTCCAGAGATTATTTCTAAAATAGACCGTACCCAACTTATCCGTATTGTGACCAATTTAGTCAAAAACGCCATTCAATCCATACCCGAACAACAACCAAACAAAACTGTCTTTGTAACGGTCAAAAGACAGCTAGACAACGTACTGATTTCTGTTGCAGATCCAGGCGTTGGGATCAAGCCCGAAGACACAAACCGCATATTTGAACCTAAATTTACCACCAAAAATAGTGGCATGGGGCTCGGATTAGGAATCATAAAAAACATCATCGAAAACTACAAAGGCACCATCCGTTTTGAAACAGAATTTGGAAAAGGAACCAAGTTTACCGTTTCTCTTCCAATAACAAACACCTAA
- a CDS encoding enoyl-CoA hydratase/isomerase family protein, which translates to MTYKNILITTDNKVTTITIHRPSKLNALNMATIEELHQAFAQVSQDKQTQVIVLTGSGDKAFVAGADIAEFAGFSVQEGIQLAAHGQESLFNFIENLNLPVIAAINGFALGGGLELAMACHIRVASENAKMGLPEVSLGVIPGYGGTQRLPQLIGKGRALEMIMTASMVSAKEAHRTGLVNHVVAPTELLAFCNGMAQKIVPNSPVAIGMAIDAVNANFKEGENGFETEIKAFGKCFGTDDFKEGTTAFLEKRKAVFSGK; encoded by the coding sequence ATGACTTACAAAAATATCCTGATAACCACCGATAATAAAGTAACCACCATTACGATCCATCGCCCTAGTAAATTGAATGCCCTAAATATGGCTACCATTGAAGAGTTACATCAGGCCTTTGCGCAGGTCAGTCAAGACAAACAAACCCAAGTAATTGTGCTCACTGGCAGCGGAGACAAAGCCTTTGTAGCAGGTGCAGATATTGCAGAATTTGCTGGTTTTTCGGTGCAAGAAGGTATCCAACTGGCTGCCCACGGACAAGAATCTTTATTTAATTTTATCGAAAATTTAAACCTTCCGGTAATTGCTGCCATAAATGGATTTGCATTGGGAGGCGGATTGGAGTTAGCTATGGCCTGCCACATTAGAGTGGCCTCCGAAAACGCAAAAATGGGATTACCAGAGGTTTCGTTAGGAGTTATTCCGGGTTATGGAGGTACGCAACGTTTGCCACAACTAATTGGCAAAGGACGCGCTTTAGAAATGATTATGACCGCCTCGATGGTTAGTGCCAAGGAGGCACACCGAACTGGTTTAGTAAATCACGTGGTGGCTCCAACAGAGCTTTTAGCTTTTTGCAACGGCATGGCTCAAAAAATTGTACCCAACTCTCCTGTAGCCATTGGCATGGCCATTGATGCTGTAAACGCCAATTTTAAAGAAGGCGAAAATGGTTTTGAAACAGAAATAAAAGCTTTTGGAAAGTGTTTTGGAACAGACGATTTTAAAGAAGGTACTACTGCATTTCTCGAAAAAAGAAAGGCGGTTTTCTCTGGAAAATGA